One Pelobates fuscus isolate aPelFus1 chromosome 8, aPelFus1.pri, whole genome shotgun sequence genomic window carries:
- the TLCD3B gene encoding ceramide synthase, which yields MVHVLAAGSLFFPGLFLLSKAGLRRLQLFRGEESNTIIVSARLVSSIQAVLASTAGYIVATSCKDVIEDRHWLAATYTRFAVPYFIYDVYAMYLCYWHKHKVKDHASGWQLTRAYLRKEFLMVLHHVFMVAVCFPVSVLWREGKGDFFLGCMLMAEVSTPFVCLGKVLIQYKKQHTLLHRVNGVLMLVTFFCCRLLLFPYMYWVYGQRVGLPLYKVPFSLSPEYNIGAAILMAPQVYWFYLICQRAYTLFRQSILCQRPKNGHPASEISAKDQDCSQ from the exons ATGGTACATGTTTTAGCGGCGGGCAGCCTTTTCTTCCCAGGTCTGTTTCTCCTTTCTAAGGCAGGACTGCGGAGACTGCAGCTTTTCCGTGGGGAGGAATCTAACACCATCATAGTGTCTGCCAG ATTGGTGTCCTCCATACAAGCTGTCTTGGCCTCCACAGCAGGATACATTGTAGCCACTTCTTGCAAGGATGTCATTGAGGATCG GCACTGGCTCGCTGCCACTTACACACGCTTTGCTGTTCCATACTTTATCTATGATGTGTACGCCATGTACCTGTGCTATTGGCATAAACACAAGGTGAAAGACCACGCCAGCGGCTGGCAGCTCACCAGGGCCTATCTGCGAAAGGAGTTTCTAATGGTCCTTCATCACGTCTTCATGGTGGCTGTCTGCTTCCCTGTGTCTGTG CTCtggagagaagggaagggagattTCTTTTTGGGCTGCATGCTGATGGCCGAGGTCAGCACACCTTTTGTCTGTCTGGGCAAGGTCCTCATCCAG TACAAGAAGCAGCACACCCTACTGCACCGTGTTAATGGCGTGCTGATGCTGGTGACATTTTTCTGCTGCCGACTCCTGCTCTTCCCCTACATGTACTGGGTGTACGGGCAGCGAGTGGGCCTCCCTCTGTACAAAGTTCCCTTCAGCCTCTCCCCAGAGTATAACATTGGAGCTGCTATCCTCATGGCGCCTCAGGTCTACTGGTTTTACCTAATCTGCcaaagagcttacactctattcCGGCAGTCTATACTTTGCCAGCGGCCCAAGAACGGACATCCAGCTTCGGAAATCTCAGCCAAAGATCAGGACTGCTCGCAGTGA